One genomic region from Anguilla rostrata isolate EN2019 chromosome 2, ASM1855537v3, whole genome shotgun sequence encodes:
- the opn6a gene encoding opsin 6, group member a codes for MSLSNPLQVVNIPWRNNNFSLINKDPPLSDQGETIIGVYLLVLGWLSWFGNSVVIFVLYKQRATLQPSDYLTFNLAVSDASISVFGYSRGILEIFNVFRDDGYIISSVWTCQIDGFCTLLFGLASINTLTVISITRYIKGCHPNKAHCITNGTVSLSVAFIWLAAAFWSGAPLLGWGSFTDRGYGTCEVDWAKANYSTFYKSYIVLILIFCFFIPVLVMLFSYVSIINTVKKGNALSAEGDITDRQRKMERDVTVVSIVICTAFILAWSPYAVVSMWSAWGFQVPGLTSIFTRLFAKSASFYNPLIYFGLSSKFRKDVGVLLPCAREGKDTVKLKRFKPKAEGAPPPSPGDGPPSPLDQKAHKYHAGEPAKLSPSPDSGVGSPASSPPPKNKEVFVIPMPTPSEGPEYESDRL; via the exons ATGTCGCTGAGTAATCCACTTCAAGTAGTCAACATTCCGTggagaaataataatttcagccTTATAAATAAAGACCCTCCTCTGTCGGATCAAGGCGAGACCATCATAGGAGTATACCTGTTGGTATTAG GCTGGCTCTCCTGGTTTGGGAACAGCGTGGTGATCTTCGTCCTCTACAAGCAGCGGGCCACCCTGCAGCCCAGCGACTACCTCACCTTCAATCTGGCCGTGTCCGACGCCAGCATCTCCGTGTTCGGCTACTCCCGGGGGATCCTGGAGATCTTCAACGTCTTCCGGGACGACGGGTACATCATCTCCTCCGTCTGGACGTGCCAG ATAGACGGCTTCTGCACCCTGCTCTTCGGATTGGCCAGCATCAACACCTTGACCGTCATCAGCATCACCCGATACATTAAAGGCTGTCACCCTAACAAAG CTCACTGCATCACCAACGGCACCGTCTCCCTCAGCGTGGCCTTCATATGGCTGGCGGCCGCCTTCTGGTCCGGAGCTCCGCTGCTCGGCTGGGGAAGCTTCACGG accGTGGATACGGGACCTGCGAAGTGGACTGGGCCAAAGCCAACTACTCCACCTTCTACAAGTCCTACAtcgtcctcatcctcatcttctGCTTCTTCATCCCCGTGCTGGTCATGCTCTTCTCCTACGTGTCAATCATCAACACAGTGAAGAAGGGAAATGCCCTGTCAGCAgagggtgacatcacagaccgacagaggaagatggagagggaCGTGACTGTC gtgtcCATAGTGATCTGCACGGCCTTCATCCTGGCCTGGTCTCCCTACGCCGTGGTGTCCATGTGGTCGGCCTGGGGCTTCCAGGTGCCGGGGCTGACCAGCATCTTCACCCGCCTGTTCGCCAAGTCCGCCAGCTTCTACAACCCGCTCATCTACTTCGGCCTCAGCTCCAAGTTCCGCAAGGACGTCGGCGTCCTGCTCCCCTGCGCCCGGGAGGGCAAGGACACCGTCAAGCTCAAGCGCTTCAAGCCCAAGGCCGagggagctccgcccccctcccccggcgaCGGCCCGCCCTCGCCCCTCGACCAGAAGGCCCACAAGTACCACGCCGGGGAGCCCGCCAAGCTGTCCCCCAGCCCGGATTCGGGGGTGGGGAGTCCCGCTAGCAGCCCCCCTCCCAAGAACAAGGAGGTTTTCGTCATCCCCATGCCCACCCCTTCTGAAGGACCAGAGTATGAAAGTGACAGACTCTAA